Proteins found in one Propionispora hippei DSM 15287 genomic segment:
- a CDS encoding YaiI/YqxD family protein: protein MKLIIDADACPKAVLQCCLDLGRQYQCPVWTVASFNHQIVSDHHIVVGNAAQEADVKVVNLTGAGDVVVTQDWGLAAMILGKQAYCLSPSGREYRPETMDFLLEEREMKARFRRGGGRTKGPRPRTGEDDRSFAASLERILQRKGKG, encoded by the coding sequence GCTCATCATTGATGCTGACGCCTGCCCCAAAGCCGTGCTGCAATGCTGCCTGGACCTGGGGCGGCAATACCAGTGCCCGGTCTGGACGGTGGCCAGTTTTAACCATCAGATTGTTTCCGATCACCATATTGTGGTGGGCAACGCAGCGCAGGAGGCTGACGTAAAGGTCGTCAACCTGACCGGTGCCGGCGATGTGGTGGTCACCCAGGATTGGGGGCTGGCCGCGATGATTTTGGGGAAACAGGCTTACTGTCTCAGTCCTTCAGGCCGTGAATATCGGCCGGAAACGATGGATTTTTTGCTGGAGGAACGGGAAATGAAGGCCCGGTTTCGCCGCGGCGGCGGACGGACCAAGGGCCCCCGGCCGCGTACCGGTGAGGATGACCGGTCATTTGCCGCCTCCCTGGAGCGGATTTTGCAAAGAAAAGGAAAAGGGTAG